The genomic interval AAAGTGTTACGTTTGTTTTTGTTATTCAGGATCACGACATGTGCAAAACCCGTCCCCTGCTATCACACATTTAAAACAGCAAGTGAATATCATTTAATCGGGAATTATACAATTGTTCAGGTTAAACTACGATGGTATTTTGTGAAATGGAGCGGGCGATGGGAATCGAACCCACATATCTAGCTTGGGAAGCTAGTATTCTACCACTGAATTACGCCCGCCTTAAAACCCTATGATATGTAATCTTGATTCGTTTAAATTTGGTTTTTGACTACTGTTTATTATCGTTGAAGCGTCACAAAGACTCCCCTGATACGCACCTCTTTTTTCCAACTCCTGTGTAATCATTGTTGTGATGCTCGACTTACCGGCTTTCCACACGGGAGATATAAGGAAGTTGCCATGAGTATCACCTACTAATCTTTGTATCGTAACATCCGGAGGTATACGTTCCAGAAAATCTGCAGCCAGCCGCACATATTCATGAATATCCAGGGTTGTCACATTCCCTTTAAAATATTCTTCAGCCAATGCGGTATTCTTTGCCACATACAGATGATGCAATTTGATCCCCTGTATACCCATCTCCGCAACCGCATCCGCGGTCTTCATCATATCATCGTCAGTCTCGAAGGGGAGTCCCAAGATAACATGAACGCATATATTTATGCAAGTTTTTTTTGTAAGGTTTATTGCTTCAACAAAAGATTTATAATCGTGCCCTCTGTTAATGCGCTTCAAAGTTTCTTCATGTATGGATTGAAGCCCGTATTCAATCCATACATGATATTTTTCCGTGTAGCTATTGATAAGATTTAAAATGTCCTCATTAACGCAATCAGGCCTGGTACCAATGGAAAGGCCAACTACATCACTGTCTGACAATGCCTCTTCATAGCATGCTTTTAGTGTATGAAAATCAGCATACGTGTTGGTAAACGATTGAAAGTAGGCGATAAATTTTTCAGCGCCATACCTTTGTTTTTGAAACGATTTCCCTTTTCTAATCTGTTCCGTTATCGATAAAGAAGGTTTCCTTACATTTGGACTAAAACTTTCATTCGCGCAATACGTACATCCGCCCACTCCGGACCGCCCATCCCGATTTGGGCAGGTAAAACCCGCATGAAGCGCTATTTTATGCACTTTGAAAGGAAACTGTTGTTTTAGATATTCGCCAAAAGAGAAAAATCGATATTTATACGAATAATCCGTTTGAGTCTTTAAAACAGACATTTTATTCATGCGGCAAATCTAACAAGAATATGAGGCATTATCAAATACAAAACATTCCGGCTCACTATTAAACTGTCAAAATTTCCAAAGGAAACGCTATTGATTGTAATTGTATCCGAATCTGTCTTATGAAAATATAAAAAAAGAGGGTTTAAAACCCTCTTTCTCTAATAAGTTATATTTTGTTTCTCTTGTGCAAAATACCCTTATTAACATTAATCCAAGCAATTATGTATCAATCTCTTATATTCCGAATATTCCATTTGCGCTTCTTCTTTCATCCCTTTTCGTTCGTATATAAGGGCTAAACCATAATGTGCTTTTGCAAAATTGGGGTCAATGCGAATCGTCTCTTCAAGCGCTCTGGCAGCCTCGTCCAATCTCCTGTCTTGTGAATATGCATTCCCCAGGTCAAAGTATATTTCAGGATTGTATGGATTTATTTCGATCGCCATCTGTAATGAAGTAATCGCTTCATCTAATGCCCTCTTATCTGAATAAGGGTTTTTTATATTATAATGTGCTGAAGCCGCTTTTTGAACTGAAGAAACGGCTTTAACAAGTGTTCGTTTATTTGCGTATGCCAAACCCAGCCTGTAATGAGCGTCGGCATTATCGGGGTCAAGTTTTACAACAGTTCGAAATTCTTCAATCGCATTATCAAATAATTTTTCATCAGAATATACAATTCCCAGGCTATAGTGCACCTGTGGATTCTTAGCATCGATTTCTATCGACTTTTTGTAAGAAGCCACAGCCCCATCAACGTTTCCCTTTTCATAAAATGTCAAACCAAGATGATAATGTGCCAGTGCGTGCCTGGGATTTATCTCTGTAACTTTGCTAAACGCATTCAACGCGTTATCAGGAAGTCCGTTATTCAGATATATTTGCCCCAGAAAAAAATGGGCATCGGTATAATTAGGATTTATCCCAACAGCATCTAACAGAGTTTGAATTGCTTCTTCAGTTTGATCGTTATTTACATAAACAACACCAAGATTGTACATTGTTTCAACGGCTTTTGGATTTATTTTCAGGGCGTTTTTGTATTCAGAAACAGCCTCGGAATATTCCCCCTGCACACGGTACACATCCCCAAGTTTCTCATGCGCCAGGAAACTATCGGTATCTAATTGCAGTGAAGAACTAAGGGTGGCTTTCGCATTATCCCACATTTCTTTTTCCATATAAAGCAACCCTAACTGAAGATATGCTTCTTTATATTTAGGATTTATTTCAACCGCTTTTACAAGTGCTGAAATCGCTTCGTCCAGCATTGTCCGGCTATTATATGCAATTGCAAGATTAAAATGCGCCTCTGCCAGCCCGGGATTAATGCGAATCGCTTTTTGGTAAGAACTAATTACTTCATCAGGCATATCCACCTTTGAACACCCGCATATGCCAAGAGAAACTAATACTGCCATTATTATCGGTCTGTAAAATGGCCATACTAGATTCTTTATCATTACAGATTCTCCCATAAAAGTGCTGTCAGTAAACTATTAAGCAAATACAATTACTTTGAGAATTGATTACACTTATATACCTACGCTAAAACCCGTTGCCCATTGAGAAAAAGAGTCAAACACTTATGCATTGGATTATTTATCATCTTAATGATTTGTTTTCTTACAAAGAAACCATGCTCTTTGCCGTTAGGTTTAAGGGAATATATCAAATAGCCTATATATTGTCAAATGTTTATTTTATAGCTATTTAGACAATTTAGAGGCTGTTATTCCCAACCAAGTTTTCTTATTTCTTTAATAGATCGAACAAACTCCTCAGACACTTTTGAAACCGAAATACTCTCCTTAAATCTCACACTAATATCATACAAAATTTCATCTTTTACCAGGTCTCTTTCGAATCCATAATGTTGCATTTCCATTGAATTTTTTCTCAATATTTCCAAAATCACTTCCAGGCACGATTGCGTGCCCGCGATACACAATTTTAATGTCTGATATTTATCCCGCCTTACGTTCTTTTCGAAAAAAGGCACAAAGAATAATGTGAAGAACACTATCACCGTTGTAATCAGCGCAGGGATAAAACAATTACTCCCTATCGCCAATCCAATGCCGGCGACCACCCATAAGGATGCCGCAGTAGTCAATCCCCTCACCGATGCCTTAAATCTCATAATTGTTCCTGCCCCTAAGAACCCAATACCAGTCACTACCTGAGCCGCTATCCTGGCAGGATCAATCCTAATGACCGAATCATCAGAATATATTTTATATTTTTCAAACATGTTTTCCGAAACCACCATCATTAACGTCACACCAACACATACCAGGATGTGTGTTCGTAATCCTGCCGGCCTACCCCTTGTTTCTCTTTCCCATCCGATAATTCCTCCTAAAATAACCGCCAGCAGGAGTTTTCCAATGGCAGTTTCAAATCCACTCAATATGCTTAAAATATGACACATAATCTCTCCTTATCTCCCAAAACACACCGTTTGTTTTCTTCGCTTATTGAACAACCTGGAATAACGCATGTTGTTATTTTTTACCGCGCATATAACTACAAAATATAATTACCCAATATCCTGTGGAAAATAAAGAATTCCTTCCAAAATTCCCCCTTAATAAAGGGGGATTGAGGGGGGTTGTTACCGCAAGATACCGGGTAATTACTACAAACTATACTCATCCTTATACTCTTCTGCAATTTCAGCAAATATATGCTTAATCTCTAAAAATGCATTCACGATAACCGGATCAAAGTGAGCGCCGGAACACGCTTCAATCTCTTTTACCGCTTCTTCATGCGTCCATGCCTGTTTGTAGGGACGCCTGCATCGCAAGGCGTCGTATGCATCCGCAAGGGCGATAATCTTTGCGTGCAATGGAATCTCCTCTCCGGCTAATCCTTGCGGATATCCAGTGCCATCAAATTTTTCATGATGCATATAAACTATGCCCGCCGCCATTTCCAGCATTGGTTTTCCCCTTAACAATTCATACCCCAAAAGTGTGTGATTTTTCATTATTTCATACTTTTTTTTAGTTAATCTTTTTTTATCAAGCAATATTGTATCAGGAATCCCCATTTTTCCAATATCGTGCAGTGGAGAAAACAGTTCGATATCTTCACAATATTTTTTCGGCATATCAAGATGTTCTGCGATTCTCCGTGAATACATACCAACACGTATTACATGCTTTTCCGACTCGTCGTCCCTCATTTCAGCAATGTCAGCTATAGCACGGTAAACATCCATGCGGATATTCACCTCATCTTTTGTTCTGTCCGTTACATCGAGTGGAAACCAAATATAGTTGATAATGTTGCCTTTTATATCAAAAATGCCATTAATTATCAAATGTACCCAGACAAGAGAACCCTCTTTTGATCTGTTTGGCAGTTCTCCTTCCCAAAACGCAATTTCGGGATTCGCAAGGGAATCCCATAGTTCTTTAAAAAACACTTCATACCCTTTTTCTGAAATACCCAAATCACCATAGACTGAACGGTCAGGATTAATAATATTGACATTTTCCCCTATCATTTCATCCTGCGAAAACCCGTATACCTTTTCAATAGCCGGATTAACAAATACCATCTTCCCCGCCGTATCAGTTATTATTATGCCTTGCATTGACTTGCATAGCACTTCAAAATAAAGCCTGCGTTCATTATTTGCCTTCGATAGATGTTTATCAATCTGATCTAAATCGATATTTGCCATTTCCAAATCACGTTCATATCTTCTAATAATAAAACCTGCAAATATATACGTTGCCAATCCCAATATAACCGATACCATAACGCCAATAATTACATGAGTATAGACAAAGCTTTTCAATTTTGTTTTTAACTCCGGGAAGTGCTGATGAACAAAAAGACGAATATCCGTATTATCAACCATAGACATTGCAACAATAGTAACGGCGTCTCCTTTATAGAAGACCCCTTCAAAGATATTATTATCGGCAAAATCCTGGTACCGGTATTTTTCAGGACTGTTTAATCTTGTAAAATAACCGTCATTTACATTGAGATTGCTTTTCAGTTCAAGACCTGGCATTGCGATGACTCTTCCTTCGCCATCCACAGCACAAACAAACCCTTTATTCGGGATTATAACTTCATTGCAAATATTCTGTATCAAGTGGATCTGCCTTGGCCTGGGCAATTCAGATAACATATACCTGGCAAAAGATTTTATAATCGTATTTGCTATGGTTTTATTATCCTGCACTATTTGATGCTTTAATTCGCGTAAAACAGATTTATACGACACGCCTACAAATAACGCAGCACCTATGAGTGCTATTAACAAAACACTACCCGACAAAATCCATTGCATCCTTAATTTCATAATTTGCGCCTTATTTTGCCTAAAAAACATTTTACGATGTACGAATTCTTCCCTCCCCCTTTTGGGATAGGCCAAGGGGTGATCGTATTACAATTGTAGTTTCTTTTTTATTAATTATAGTATCTTCCAAAAAAAAGGGGTAACATTAATCAATGATAATGTCACCCCTCTTTATAATCCACCTGAAAGAAACTCAGAAACAATTTATTTTTCTGCTATTTCATAATCCGATTTACTATTCATCTTCATCCTCATCTTCATCCTCGTCAACATCTTCGTCCTCTTCGTCCTCTTCGTCGTCTTCGTCCTCTTCCGCCATTTTCCCTTCTATTTTTTCCTTCACCTCAGCTCTTTTTGTTTCTATCTTCTCTTTAATATCCTTCTTTTTCGTTTCTATTTCTTCCTTCACTTCAGATCTCTTCATTTCAACATCTTCTTTTATTTTTGCCCTTTTTTCTTCTACAACCTCTATAGGTTCATCACGTCTCTTTCTTACCTCTGCTTTTTTTACTTCCTGTTCAATCTTTT from Candidatus Kuenenia stuttgartiensis carries:
- a CDS encoding TIGR01212 family radical SAM protein (This family includes YhcC from E. coli K-12, an uncharacterized radical SAM protein.) — its product is MSVLKTQTDYSYKYRFFSFGEYLKQQFPFKVHKIALHAGFTCPNRDGRSGVGGCTYCANESFSPNVRKPSLSITEQIRKGKSFQKQRYGAEKFIAYFQSFTNTYADFHTLKACYEEALSDSDVVGLSIGTRPDCVNEDILNLINSYTEKYHVWIEYGLQSIHEETLKRINRGHDYKSFVEAINLTKKTCINICVHVILGLPFETDDDMMKTADAVAEMGIQGIKLHHLYVAKNTALAEEYFKGNVTTLDIHEYVRLAADFLERIPPDVTIQRLVGDTHGNFLISPVWKAGKSSITTMITQELEKRGAYQGSLCDASTIINSSQKPNLNESRLHIIGF
- a CDS encoding tetratricopeptide repeat protein, encoding MIKNLVWPFYRPIIMAVLVSLGICGCSKVDMPDEVISSYQKAIRINPGLAEAHFNLAIAYNSRTMLDEAISALVKAVEINPKYKEAYLQLGLLYMEKEMWDNAKATLSSSLQLDTDSFLAHEKLGDVYRVQGEYSEAVSEYKNALKINPKAVETMYNLGVVYVNNDQTEEAIQTLLDAVGINPNYTDAHFFLGQIYLNNGLPDNALNAFSKVTEINPRHALAHYHLGLTFYEKGNVDGAVASYKKSIEIDAKNPQVHYSLGIVYSDEKLFDNAIEEFRTVVKLDPDNADAHYRLGLAYANKRTLVKAVSSVQKAASAHYNIKNPYSDKRALDEAITSLQMAIEINPYNPEIYFDLGNAYSQDRRLDEAARALEETIRIDPNFAKAHYGLALIYERKGMKEEAQMEYSEYKRLIHNCLD
- a CDS encoding MgtC/SapB family protein, which gives rise to MCHILSILSGFETAIGKLLLAVILGGIIGWERETRGRPAGLRTHILVCVGVTLMMVVSENMFEKYKIYSDDSVIRIDPARIAAQVVTGIGFLGAGTIMRFKASVRGLTTAASLWVVAGIGLAIGSNCFIPALITTVIVFFTLFFVPFFEKNVRRDKYQTLKLCIAGTQSCLEVILEILRKNSMEMQHYGFERDLVKDEILYDISVRFKESISVSKVSEEFVRSIKEIRKLGWE
- a CDS encoding HD domain-containing phosphohydrolase gives rise to the protein MKLRMQWILSGSVLLIALIGAALFVGVSYKSVLRELKHQIVQDNKTIANTIIKSFARYMLSELPRPRQIHLIQNICNEVIIPNKGFVCAVDGEGRVIAMPGLELKSNLNVNDGYFTRLNSPEKYRYQDFADNNIFEGVFYKGDAVTIVAMSMVDNTDIRLFVHQHFPELKTKLKSFVYTHVIIGVMVSVILGLATYIFAGFIIRRYERDLEMANIDLDQIDKHLSKANNERRLYFEVLCKSMQGIIITDTAGKMVFVNPAIEKVYGFSQDEMIGENVNIINPDRSVYGDLGISEKGYEVFFKELWDSLANPEIAFWEGELPNRSKEGSLVWVHLIINGIFDIKGNIINYIWFPLDVTDRTKDEVNIRMDVYRAIADIAEMRDDESEKHVIRVGMYSRRIAEHLDMPKKYCEDIELFSPLHDIGKMGIPDTILLDKKRLTKKKYEIMKNHTLLGYELLRGKPMLEMAAGIVYMHHEKFDGTGYPQGLAGEEIPLHAKIIALADAYDALRCRRPYKQAWTHEEAVKEIEACSGAHFDPVIVNAFLEIKHIFAEIAEEYKDEYSL